A DNA window from Microcystis aeruginosa NIES-843 contains the following coding sequences:
- the alaS gene encoding alanine--tRNA ligase → MSNHLSGSEIRQRFLDFFAARNHKILPSASLVPEDPTVLLTIAGMLPFKPIFLGQKTPEFPRATTSQKCIRTNDIENVGRTARHHTFFEMLGNFSFGDYFKEQAIAWAWELSTEVFNLPPERLVVSVFKEDEEAFAIWRDKIGIPAHRIQKMGEEDNFWVSGPTGPCGPCSEIYYDFHPELGDKTIDLEDDSRFIEFYNLVFMQYNRDADGNLTPLANKNIDTGMGLERMAQILQKVANNYETDLIFPIVAEAARLAAIDYQKADEKTKVSLKVIGDHVRSVVHMIADGISASNTDRGYVLRRLIRRVVRHGRLIGIEGQFITKVAEVAIALSESVYGNVRERETVIKAELEREEARFLETLERGEKLLESILEKEKSQISGVDAFTLYDTYGFPLELTQEIAEEQGLSVDTAGFEQEMKKQQQRSKAAHETIDLTVQGSLDKLAEHIHPTEFLGYTDLQATATVTAVLVAGKTVESAAAGTEVQVVLDRTPFYAESGGQIGDKGYLTGDNLLIRIEDVQKESGIFIHFGRIERGIVTTGDTINAQIDRSCRRRAQANHTATHLLQSALKKLVDGGISQAGSLVSFDRLRFDFNCPRPLTSSELQQVEEQINTWIAEAHDTQIAVMGLEEAKQKGAIAMFGEKYGSEVRVIDIPSVSMELCGGTHVKNTAEIGLFKIISETGIAAGIRRIEAVAGPAVLAYLNERDQVVRALCDRFKVKPLEIPDRITALQSELKGTQKQLEAVKQELALNKSDALLSQAESIGEFKLLVASLGDIDANALMAAAERLQQKLGEGAVILASTPAADKVSLVAAFSPRVIKDKGLQAGKFIGAIAKICAGGGGGRPNLAQAGGRDASKLSEALAKAKSQLTSSLQ, encoded by the coding sequence ATGAGTAACCACCTAAGCGGAAGCGAGATTCGCCAGCGATTTTTAGACTTTTTTGCGGCCAGAAACCATAAAATTCTCCCTAGTGCCTCCCTAGTCCCAGAAGACCCCACCGTTTTGCTGACTATTGCGGGAATGCTCCCTTTTAAACCGATTTTCTTAGGGCAAAAGACCCCAGAATTTCCCCGCGCTACCACTTCTCAAAAATGTATTCGCACCAACGATATCGAAAATGTCGGCCGGACTGCTAGACATCATACTTTTTTTGAGATGTTGGGCAATTTTAGCTTTGGTGATTATTTTAAAGAACAAGCGATCGCCTGGGCCTGGGAATTGTCCACAGAAGTTTTTAACCTTCCCCCCGAAAGATTAGTCGTTAGTGTCTTTAAAGAGGATGAGGAAGCTTTCGCTATCTGGCGCGATAAAATCGGTATTCCTGCCCATCGTATCCAAAAAATGGGCGAAGAGGATAACTTTTGGGTATCGGGTCCCACGGGTCCCTGTGGTCCCTGTTCGGAAATTTACTACGATTTTCACCCCGAATTAGGGGATAAAACCATCGATTTAGAGGATGATAGCCGTTTTATCGAGTTTTATAACCTCGTCTTCATGCAGTATAACCGCGACGCGGACGGCAATCTGACACCCCTAGCGAATAAAAATATCGATACGGGGATGGGTTTGGAACGGATGGCGCAAATCCTGCAAAAAGTCGCCAATAACTACGAAACTGACCTAATTTTCCCGATTGTCGCCGAAGCGGCCCGGTTAGCAGCGATAGACTACCAGAAAGCGGACGAAAAAACGAAAGTTTCCCTAAAAGTCATCGGCGATCATGTGCGTTCGGTAGTACACATGATAGCGGATGGTATCTCAGCATCGAATACTGACAGAGGTTACGTCCTGCGTCGTCTGATTCGGAGAGTAGTACGGCACGGGCGTTTAATCGGTATTGAAGGTCAATTTATCACCAAAGTGGCGGAAGTTGCGATCGCTCTTTCCGAGTCCGTCTATGGCAATGTTCGGGAACGAGAAACGGTGATCAAGGCAGAATTAGAGCGAGAGGAAGCGAGATTTTTAGAAACCCTAGAAAGAGGCGAGAAACTGCTCGAATCGATTCTAGAAAAAGAAAAAAGCCAGATTTCGGGAGTCGATGCTTTTACCCTTTATGATACCTATGGCTTCCCCCTGGAACTCACTCAAGAAATCGCCGAGGAGCAGGGTTTAAGCGTCGATACGGCGGGCTTTGAGCAGGAAATGAAAAAACAGCAGCAAAGATCAAAAGCCGCCCACGAAACCATAGATTTGACGGTACAGGGCAGTTTAGATAAGCTGGCAGAACATATTCACCCGACGGAATTTCTCGGTTATACGGATTTGCAAGCAACCGCAACAGTAACGGCGGTTTTAGTCGCCGGTAAAACGGTGGAATCGGCCGCAGCAGGCACTGAGGTGCAGGTAGTTCTCGATCGAACCCCTTTTTATGCCGAATCGGGTGGACAAATCGGTGATAAGGGTTATTTAACCGGCGATAATCTGCTTATCCGCATTGAGGATGTGCAGAAAGAATCGGGGATTTTTATCCATTTTGGTCGGATTGAGCGGGGAATTGTCACCACCGGCGATACAATTAATGCTCAGATCGATCGCTCCTGTCGTCGTCGCGCTCAAGCTAATCATACCGCCACCCATCTGCTACAATCGGCCCTGAAAAAGCTTGTCGATGGGGGGATTTCCCAAGCAGGTTCCCTCGTCAGTTTCGATCGCCTCCGTTTTGATTTTAACTGTCCTCGTCCCCTGACTAGCTCTGAATTGCAACAGGTGGAAGAACAGATTAACACTTGGATTGCCGAAGCGCATGACACCCAGATAGCGGTGATGGGATTGGAAGAAGCGAAGCAGAAGGGAGCTATTGCCATGTTTGGCGAGAAATACGGCTCAGAAGTGCGAGTTATCGATATTCCTAGCGTTTCTATGGAATTATGCGGGGGAACTCACGTTAAAAATACCGCCGAGATCGGTTTATTTAAAATCATCTCCGAGACGGGAATCGCCGCGGGAATTCGTCGCATCGAAGCGGTGGCTGGCCCTGCCGTGTTAGCATACCTGAATGAACGGGATCAGGTGGTGCGGGCTCTGTGCGATCGCTTTAAGGTCAAACCTCTGGAAATTCCCGATCGCATTACGGCCCTACAATCGGAGTTAAAGGGGACACAAAAGCAGTTAGAAGCGGTTAAACAGGAGTTGGCCCTAAATAAATCGGATGCTTTGCTATCTCAAGCCGAATCTATCGGCGAATTTAAGCTTTTAGTCGCTTCTTTGGGCGATATTGATGCTAATGCTTTGATGGCTGCAGCCGAAAGACTACAGCAAAAATTAGGGGAAGGGGCGGTGATTTTGGCCTCGACTCCCGCAGCTGATAAAGTGAGTTTAGTGGCCGCTTTTAGTCCCCGGGTGATTAAAGATAAGGGTTTACAAGCGGGTAAATTTATCGGTGCGATCGCTAAAATCTGCGCTGGTGGTGGTGGTGGTCGTCCCAATTTAGCTCAAGCTGGGGGACGGGATGCTAGTAAGTTAAGCGAAGCTTTAGCTAAGGCCAAAAGTCAGTTAACTAGCAGTTTACAATAG
- a CDS encoding BrnA antitoxin family protein, with product MNNEPTLSNSQTDWQRLDAMSDEDIDLSDCPEITPEMFAKSVVRRSVPVTKDKAQVTLSIDNDVFEWFQSQGKGYQTQINELLRAYMEAHQ from the coding sequence ATGAACAACGAACCTACTTTAAGCAACTCTCAAACTGATTGGCAACGATTAGACGCAATGAGCGATGAAGATATTGATTTGTCAGACTGTCCAGAAATTACACCTGAAATGTTTGCTAAATCCGTAGTGCGGCGAAGTGTCCCCGTAACCAAGGACAAAGCTCAAGTTACTCTCTCCATTGATAATGATGTATTCGAGTGGTTTCAATCTCAGGGAAAAGGCTATCAAACACAGATCAATGAGTTGCTCCGAGCCTATATGGAAGCGCACCAATAA
- a CDS encoding BrnT family toxin, with product MEYRWDEAKRLTNLRKHGIDFADVPAVFDGDILTVEDDRLDYGEQRFVTLGLLKGRIIAVVHTEREDYTRIISARKATKYEQRTYFKQLSN from the coding sequence ATGGAATACCGATGGGATGAAGCAAAACGACTTACTAATCTTCGTAAACACGGTATAGATTTTGCCGATGTTCCCGCCGTTTTCGATGGGGACATTTTAACGGTTGAAGATGATCGTCTCGATTATGGAGAGCAGCGTTTTGTTACATTGGGTTTACTAAAAGGGCGAATTATTGCCGTTGTCCATACTGAACGTGAGGATTACACTCGTATTATTTCTGCAAGAAAGGCAACGAAATATGAACAACGAACCTACTTTAAGCAACTCTCAAACTGA
- a CDS encoding HXXEE domain-containing protein, which produces MLKDKLAKITQSYWLLGLAQVIHSMEETYTELYLKLNLMIEVLHQLLPWFPLVEISADMFAIFNYLMIALILGSVPVTEQGKRLGFVLMWGWAVIEILNGAFHISTWVFLHTYFPGGVSGPILFVLSIFFIQQLQATPKQVTQEVK; this is translated from the coding sequence ATGCTTAAAGATAAACTGGCGAAAATCACCCAAAGCTACTGGCTTCTAGGGTTGGCTCAGGTCATTCACAGCATGGAAGAGACCTATACTGAGCTTTATCTTAAACTCAATTTGATGATTGAAGTGTTGCATCAACTTTTGCCCTGGTTCCCTTTGGTTGAAATCAGTGCAGATATGTTTGCAATATTTAACTATCTCATGATTGCCTTGATTTTAGGGTCAGTTCCTGTAACTGAACAAGGTAAGAGATTAGGTTTTGTCCTGATGTGGGGTTGGGCGGTGATTGAAATCTTGAATGGAGCTTTTCATATTAGTACTTGGGTGTTTTTGCACACCTATTTCCCTGGTGGGGTATCAGGTCCGATATTATTTGTCTTGAGTATTTTCTTTATTCAGCAACTTCAAGCGACTCCCAAGCAAGTCACACAAGAAGTCAAGTAA
- a CDS encoding family 10 glycosylhydrolase has translation MTFLIPTSIWRQILKKLPILLFLASFLIVLLLGYFSAAFSQSRDGDIRGVWITTNDTAMLMDRDKRQQAIEQLVNLNFNAIYPVVWNSGYALYPSAIAQREGIQPFVPTGAQGQDILAELVEQTRGRGLLVIPWFEFGFMAPPTSELALKHQDWLTQKRDGGTTWVGAAGEVVWLNPFRPEVQNFLRELVLEVVGQYDINGIQFDDHLSLPNEFGYDPYTIALYQQETEKTPPANPRDPEWTKWRADKITAFLANLKESIEAIKPNILLSIAPNPYEFAYNGHLQDWLGWVRQGLVDELIVQVYRPDLPSFLKQIERPEIQETQQTIPTGVGVLTGLRNRPIALPFIEEKVLAARQRGLGVIFFFYESLWQQALEPPETRKAAIQAMFSQPITPRLPVLENIPLVSTPEPVYQPRLTPTPPPLAPDGIEIPVIPPPGS, from the coding sequence ATGACTTTTCTAATTCCGACCAGCATTTGGCGGCAAATTCTTAAAAAGCTACCCATACTACTATTCTTAGCATCTTTTCTAATAGTCCTACTATTAGGCTATTTTTCTGCTGCTTTCTCTCAAAGTCGGGATGGCGATATCCGCGGTGTTTGGATCACTACCAACGATACTGCGATGCTGATGGATAGGGATAAACGACAACAGGCGATCGAGCAATTAGTTAATCTTAATTTTAATGCTATCTATCCCGTGGTTTGGAATTCCGGTTATGCTCTCTATCCTAGTGCGATCGCTCAACGGGAAGGAATACAGCCTTTTGTGCCTACGGGAGCGCAGGGACAAGATATCTTGGCAGAATTGGTGGAACAAACCCGTGGCAGGGGATTATTGGTCATTCCTTGGTTTGAATTCGGATTTATGGCTCCTCCCACCTCCGAATTAGCCTTAAAACATCAGGACTGGTTAACCCAAAAACGCGACGGAGGGACCACTTGGGTAGGGGCAGCCGGTGAGGTGGTGTGGTTGAATCCTTTCCGTCCCGAGGTGCAGAATTTTCTGCGGGAGTTAGTCTTGGAAGTGGTGGGACAATACGATATTAACGGCATCCAATTCGACGATCATCTGAGTTTACCCAACGAATTCGGCTATGATCCCTATACTATCGCCCTTTATCAACAGGAAACCGAAAAAACGCCCCCGGCTAACCCCCGGGATCCCGAATGGACAAAATGGCGGGCCGATAAAATCACCGCTTTTCTGGCTAATCTCAAAGAATCAATTGAGGCAATTAAACCGAATATACTGCTTTCGATCGCCCCTAATCCCTACGAATTCGCCTATAATGGTCATTTACAGGATTGGCTCGGTTGGGTGCGGCAAGGATTAGTCGACGAGTTAATTGTACAGGTTTATCGTCCCGATCTGCCCAGTTTTCTCAAGCAAATAGAGCGTCCCGAAATTCAGGAAACCCAGCAAACTATCCCCACCGGTGTGGGAGTTTTAACCGGTTTACGCAATCGACCGATTGCCCTACCCTTTATTGAAGAAAAGGTATTGGCTGCTCGTCAACGGGGTTTAGGGGTGATTTTCTTCTTTTATGAAAGTCTCTGGCAGCAAGCTTTGGAACCTCCAGAAACCAGAAAAGCGGCAATTCAAGCGATGTTTTCCCAACCCATCACTCCCCGTCTTCCCGTGCTGGAAAATATTCCCTTAGTTAGTACACCTGAACCTGTTTACCAGCCAAGACTAACTCCCACACCTCCCCCCTTAGCGCCGGACGGGATCGAAATTCCTGTAATTCCCCCTCCGGGTAGTTAA